One genomic segment of Ricinus communis isolate WT05 ecotype wild-type chromosome 5, ASM1957865v1, whole genome shotgun sequence includes these proteins:
- the LOC8259176 gene encoding LOB domain-containing protein 2, with product MSRENNGESSRRRGCAACKHQRRKCGDVCLLQPYFGVDRTEDLQAAQKVFGISNMNKMMRELEVKDRAKAIESLVWEAWLWNQDKVNGPLGHYRQLQQENALLKNQINHLNQKLQILSRSMPLGNLQGMVLNDSESGRTYGWNSENLASDLAMYNNNNSNINADVVRLPLNSYPTAPSWPIQQRQENLVLNNYGTNIGQPGCIVPSLVQSQQRGNLGNTRVANSFNAQGSHTGSAGFCENAQASVPNTNFMHGHRQGQQQMLTQKLRGEYHGSDNAAPSPLNRVRGVRGRGIRYAPYELNHQFSVQGHERGHRD from the coding sequence ATGTCAAGGGAAAACAATGGAGAATCAAGTAGGAGACGAGGATGTGCAGCATGCAAGCATCAGAGGAGAAAGTGTGGAGATGTTTGTCTATTGCAACCCTACTTTGGTGTTGACAGAACTGAAGATTTGCAAGCGGCACAAAAGGTTTTTGGCATAAGTAACATGAACAAGATGATGAGAGAACTTGAAGTTAAAGATAGAGCTAAGGCCATTGAGTCTTTAGTTTGGGAAGCATGGTTATGGAACCAAGATAAAGTCAATGGTCCATTGGGGCATTATAGGCAACTACAGCAAGAGAATGCGTTATTGAAGAATCAAATTAATCACTTAAACCAGAAGCTGCAAATCCTGTCACGTAGTATGCCGTTGGGTAATTTGCAAGGAATGGTACTTAATGACAGTGAATCTGGTAGAACTTATGGTTGGAATAGTGAGAATTTAGCATCGGATTTAGCAatgtataataataacaatagcaATATTAATGCTGATGTTGTAAGACTACCCTTGAATAGTTATCCTACTGCTCCTTCATGGCCAATTCAACAAAGGCAAGAAAATTTAGTCCTCAATAATTATGGGACTAATATTGGTCAGCCAGGTTGCATCGTACCTTCTCTTGTGCAATCACAACAAAGAGGAAATCTAGGCAATACTCGAGTAGCTAATAGCTTTAATGCTCAAGGTAGTCATACAGGGAGTGCCGGGTTCTGTGAGAATGCACAAGCTAGTGTTCCTAACACTAATTTTATGCATGGACATCGACAAGGACAACAACAAATGCTAACCCAGAAGTTGAGAGGAGAATATCATGGATCTGATAATGCTGCACCATCACCATTGAATAGAGTTAGAGGAGTTAGAGGCCGAGGCATTCGCTATGCACCTTATGAGCTTAATCATCAGTTTAGTGTCCAAGGCCATGAGAGAGGACACAGAGattaa